One part of the Stigmatella aurantiaca genome encodes these proteins:
- a CDS encoding glutathione peroxidase: protein MKTPTLLSTLAALSLGAAALAGPTMSFFDLSAPRLDGKSENLSAYKGQVLLVVNTASECGYTPQYKGLEKLSQDYKGKGVTVLGFPSNDFGGQEPGTAKEIARFCELRFKVTFPLFDKVKTKGEGQSPVYAFLAQKHGEPKWNFHKYVVGKDGQVKAAFPSAVEPDSPELKKALDSALKE from the coding sequence ATGAAAACCCCTACCCTCCTGTCCACCCTCGCGGCGCTGTCCCTGGGCGCCGCCGCGCTCGCCGGTCCCACCATGTCCTTCTTCGATCTGAGTGCCCCCCGCCTCGACGGCAAGTCCGAGAACCTGTCCGCCTACAAGGGCCAAGTGCTCCTCGTGGTGAACACCGCCTCCGAGTGCGGCTACACGCCCCAGTACAAGGGGCTGGAGAAGCTCTCCCAGGACTACAAGGGCAAGGGCGTGACGGTGCTGGGCTTTCCCTCGAACGACTTCGGCGGACAGGAGCCGGGCACCGCGAAGGAGATCGCCCGCTTCTGCGAGCTGCGCTTCAAGGTCACCTTCCCCCTGTTCGACAAGGTGAAGACGAAGGGCGAGGGCCAGTCGCCCGTGTATGCCTTCCTCGCTCAGAAGCACGGCGAGCCCAAGTGGAACTTCCACAAGTACGTGGTGGGCAAGGATGGCCAGGTGAAGGCCGCCTTCCCCAGCGCCGTGGAGCCGGACAGCCCCGAGCTGAAGAAGGCGCTCGACAGCGCCCTGAAGGAGTAG